Proteins from a single region of Nomia melanderi isolate GNS246 chromosome 9, iyNomMela1, whole genome shotgun sequence:
- the LOC116432605 gene encoding DNA replication complex GINS protein PSF1 isoform X2: protein MHSLYDANMSDSMAIQNEDNVTLLPSIQLRHIALNRNKRCVLAYLYNRMRKLRELRWELGSILPPEISSNLLNGEAQWYQSYNKSLATYMRSLGEDQGFNLTTNMLPPKTPYVEVKCVVDFGKLELDDGQVILLKKNTYHLLPRAVCEPLIRQVLFKSIHQVILKLKGGVWKGEEEVLSKNTITQNIHLKFPVPAKLKKLR, encoded by the exons ATGCATTCTCTATATGATGCAAACATGTCTGATAG TATGGCCATTCAAAATGAGGACAATGTGACTTTACTACCATCGATTCAACTTAGGCATATTGCTttgaacagaaacaaaagatgCGTTTTGGCATACCTATATAACAGAATGAGAAAGTTAAGAGAATTACGTTGGGAATTAGGAAGCATTTTACCCCCAGAAATAAGTTCCAATCTGTTGAATGGTGAGGCTCAATGGTATCAATCATACAACAAATCTTTAGCTACATATATGAGGTCATTGGGTGAAGATCAAGGATTTAATTTGACAACAAATATGTTACCCCCAAAAACCCCTTATGTGGAG GTGAAATGTGTAGTAGATTTTGGAAAGCTGGAGCTGGATGATGGCCAAgttatattattaaagaaaaatacgtATCATTTATTACCAAGAGCTGTGTGTGAGCCACTCATAAGACAAG TTCTTTTTAAAAGCATACATCAAGTAATCCTTAAATTAAAGGGAGGTGTTTGGAAAGGTGAAGAGGAAGTTCTTTCAAAGAACACAATTACCCAAAATATCCACCTGAAATTCCCAGTACCCGCCAAACTCAAGAAATTGCGTTGA
- the LOC116432605 gene encoding DNA replication complex GINS protein PSF1 isoform X1, which yields MFGRKAFKLISELDSCTDIEPFNEAVVKEVLEEMHSLYDANMSDSMAIQNEDNVTLLPSIQLRHIALNRNKRCVLAYLYNRMRKLRELRWELGSILPPEISSNLLNGEAQWYQSYNKSLATYMRSLGEDQGFNLTTNMLPPKTPYVEVKCVVDFGKLELDDGQVILLKKNTYHLLPRAVCEPLIRQVLFKSIHQVILKLKGGVWKGEEEVLSKNTITQNIHLKFPVPAKLKKLR from the exons ATGTTTGGAAGAAAGGCTTTTAAGCTTATATCGGAATTAGATTCATGTACGGATATTGAACCGTTCAAT GAAGCAGTAGTTAAAGAAGTTTTGGAAGAAATGCATTCTCTATATGATGCAAACATGTCTGATAG TATGGCCATTCAAAATGAGGACAATGTGACTTTACTACCATCGATTCAACTTAGGCATATTGCTttgaacagaaacaaaagatgCGTTTTGGCATACCTATATAACAGAATGAGAAAGTTAAGAGAATTACGTTGGGAATTAGGAAGCATTTTACCCCCAGAAATAAGTTCCAATCTGTTGAATGGTGAGGCTCAATGGTATCAATCATACAACAAATCTTTAGCTACATATATGAGGTCATTGGGTGAAGATCAAGGATTTAATTTGACAACAAATATGTTACCCCCAAAAACCCCTTATGTGGAG GTGAAATGTGTAGTAGATTTTGGAAAGCTGGAGCTGGATGATGGCCAAgttatattattaaagaaaaatacgtATCATTTATTACCAAGAGCTGTGTGTGAGCCACTCATAAGACAAG TTCTTTTTAAAAGCATACATCAAGTAATCCTTAAATTAAAGGGAGGTGTTTGGAAAGGTGAAGAGGAAGTTCTTTCAAAGAACACAATTACCCAAAATATCCACCTGAAATTCCCAGTACCCGCCAAACTCAAGAAATTGCGTTGA
- the LOC116432604 gene encoding uncharacterized protein LOC116432604 has protein sequence MPSTACTIFLLAAAITSPPFPDTRASRIDVLEVPRIVRNGTGPIDLSCLYRVRSDENGLVVKWYHNMDQIYQWIPPMPPQDVGVINGLAEYPEENLRQPNSQSVIHLRMATVEMSGEYTCTISTFQGEDSKRSRMIVYAPEKDATIHVSSFNETHLNLTCVVNGAYPRPILKFYVEGAEVHSYYDRTEKTEWYRKDLSVKRVVIVRNTFEPTLLDCEVSIPRTDYKRRERIIYYPAQSLSQISSASRNPSTFVYISIISLCRLMTAY, from the exons ATGCCGTCGACGGCGTGCACGATTTTCCTGCTGGCAGCTGCTATAACGTCGCCGCCGTTCCCAG ACACGCGCGCCTCGAGGATCGACGTGCTGGAGGTTCCACGCATTGTGCGTAATGGGACCGGTCCCATCGATCTATCGTGCCTGTACCGGGTTCGATCGGACGAGAACGGCCTCGTGGTGAAGTGGTACCACAACATGGACCAGATTTACCAGTGGATACCACCAA TGCCGCCGCAGGATGTCGGCGTGATAAACGGTTTGGCCGAGTATCCTGAGGAGAATCTGCGACAGCCGAACTCGCAGTCCGTGATTCACCTGAGAATGGCCACCGTCGAGATGAGCGGCGAGTACACGTGCACCATCAGCACGTTTCAAGGGGAGGACTCGAAGAGATCGCGGATGATCGTTTACG CACCGGAGAAAGACGCGACGATCCACGTTTCCTCGTTCAACGAGACTCATTTGAATCTCACTTGCGTGGTGAACGGGGCGTACCCGAGGCCGATCCTCAAGTTCTACGTGGAAGGGGCGGAGGTGCACAGCTACTACGACCGGACAGAGAAGACGGAATGGTACAGGAAGGACCTGTCGGTGAAACGAGTCGTGATCGTCAGGAACACGTTCGAGCCGACGCTCTTGGACTGCGAGGTGTCCATACCGCGAACGGATTACAAGCGCAGAGAGAGGATCATCTATTATCCTG CTCAATCGCTGTCGCAAATAAGCAGCGCCTCAAGAAATCCGTCGACGTTCGTGTACATCAGCATCATCAGTCTGTGTAGATTAATGACAGCGTATTAG
- the mRpL4 gene encoding mitochondrial ribosomal protein L4, protein MSMILRNVITKLQVCSQQAAKLCTAVVNEQTTSKEFVPIISKVNYNDEKFLYQKPREVWLENLDTLERKKLGLMFLHPDVYAAPPRVDIIHQNVRWQRMYRYVCYAHAKTRAEARGGGHKPWQQKGTGRARHGSRRSPLWRGGGIAHGPRSPTPHFYMLPFYIRVHGLASTLSTKLAQDDLYIVKDLELPTEEPSYIKELIEERCWGPSVLFVDTEDIMPKNITMATDTIKHVNLMPVYGLNVYSMLKHNTLILTERAARLIEEKLLYHLHRADIKNVMKAFKVNQN, encoded by the exons ATGTCGATGATTCTTCGGAACGTTATTACAAAGCTTCAGGTTTGCTCGCAACAAGCGGCAAAGCTTTGCACAGCTGTAGTTAACGAACAAACAACTAGTAAAGAATTTGTTCCAATTATCTCTAAAGTAAATTATAACGATGAGAAGTTTTTATATCAAAAGCCACGGGAAGTTTGGCTGGAAAACTTAGACACGCTTGAAAGAAAAAAGTTAGGTCTAATGTTTCTACATCCAGACGTCTATGCAGCACCACCAAGAGTAGATATAATTCATCAAAATGTTAGATGGCAGAGGATGTACCGTTATGtg tgcTATGCACATGCAAAAACTCGAGCAGAAGCAAGAGGTGGTGGTCATAAACCTTGGCAACAAAAAGGTACAGGTCGTGCACGACATGGAAGTAGACGTTCACCACTATGGAGAGGTGGCGGTATTGCACATGGTCCAAGATCTCCGACACCTCATTTTTATATGCTTCCCTTTTACATACGCGTTCATGGTCTTGCCAGCACATTGTCTACAAAACTTGCTCAAGATGATCTATACATAGTTAAGGATTTAGAGTTACCAACAGAAGAACCTTCTTACATAAAAGAACTGATAGAAGAAAGATGTTGGGGTCCTTCTGTACTTTTTGTTGATACTGAAGATATCATGCCCAAAAATATAACAATGGCAACGGATACTATAAAACATGTAAATCTAATGCCTGTGTACG gCCTGAATGTATATAGTATGTTAAAGCATAATACCTTGATCTTGACTGAAAGAGCTGCACGTTTAATCGAAGAAAAACTCCTGTATCACCTGCATAGAGCagatattaaaaatgttatgaaaGCATTTAAAGTCAACCAAAATTAA
- the LOC116432605 gene encoding DNA replication complex GINS protein PSF1 isoform X3, which yields MFGRKAFKLISELDSCTDIEPFNEAVVKEVLEEMHSLYDANMSDSMAIQNEDNVTLLPSIQLRHIALNRNKRCVLAYLYNRMRKLRELRWELGSILPPEISSNLLNGEAQWYQSYNKSLATYMRSLGEDQGFNLTTNMLPPKTPYVEVKCVVDFGKLELDDGQVILLKKNTYHLLPRAVCEPLIRQGILEHNST from the exons ATGTTTGGAAGAAAGGCTTTTAAGCTTATATCGGAATTAGATTCATGTACGGATATTGAACCGTTCAAT GAAGCAGTAGTTAAAGAAGTTTTGGAAGAAATGCATTCTCTATATGATGCAAACATGTCTGATAG TATGGCCATTCAAAATGAGGACAATGTGACTTTACTACCATCGATTCAACTTAGGCATATTGCTttgaacagaaacaaaagatgCGTTTTGGCATACCTATATAACAGAATGAGAAAGTTAAGAGAATTACGTTGGGAATTAGGAAGCATTTTACCCCCAGAAATAAGTTCCAATCTGTTGAATGGTGAGGCTCAATGGTATCAATCATACAACAAATCTTTAGCTACATATATGAGGTCATTGGGTGAAGATCAAGGATTTAATTTGACAACAAATATGTTACCCCCAAAAACCCCTTATGTGGAG GTGAAATGTGTAGTAGATTTTGGAAAGCTGGAGCTGGATGATGGCCAAgttatattattaaagaaaaatacgtATCATTTATTACCAAGAGCTGTGTGTGAGCCACTCATAAGACAAGGTATACTCGAGCATAACAGcacataa